The region TGACCTTCACCGTGCTGACCGACGGCGATGTCGACGCCGAGCCGGTCCAGGCCGTCGTCCTGCTCTTCGACATGATCGTGGCGACGCTGCGCTGGGCGGACCGCGTCGACGTCCCCACCGAGGAGGAAGTGCTCGCCCAGCTGGCCGAGCTGGCCCAAGTGGCCGAGGCGGCCCAGGAGTCGAGCACGGGCTCGACAGCCGACGGGGCCGACGGTTCACCCGGCCCCCTCCCGGCGGACCCTCTGAACCGGACCTGAAGGAAGTGTGAAGCCGGCTCCGCCACGCTGGGCGTATGACACTTCTCGCCACGTCCGTGCCGATCAGTCCTGCCTGCGTGCGGATCGCCATCACGAGCCCGGACATCCTGGCCCAGATCCGGCAGGTGTTCGCCAGCAAGAACCTGGCCGTGGAGATCGTCCGCCTGCCCTACGTCGAAGTCATCGTCAGACCGGCGGTCGGCGTGGCTGCCACGGACCGACCCGCCGTGGGGAGCGGGCTGGCGCGAGTGGCAGGCCCCGCCTCCCGGGCAAGCGCCCCGGGCGCTCGCCGGCTGTGCGCGGAGTACCGGCTGAGCGTGGTCGAGGTCGGCGGTCGGTCAGGCGCCGAGCGCCCTGCGCCGCAGAGCAGGCCGTACCTGGCCGCGGTGCCGGACGCCGGCGCCGACGGCCCGGTGGCCGCCCTGTCGCAGCGTCAGCACGAGGTGATGGCCCTGGTCTCCCGCGGTGTGCGCAACGCCGAGATCGCCGCACGACTGCACGTCAGTGAGAAGACCGTGAAGAACCACATCAACCGGATCTTCAGGTCGCTGGGGGCGGGCAGCCGGGTCGAAGCAGTGCTGATCTGGCAGCACCACCAGCACGGCGGACCCTCTACCCGGCGCGGCGCACCGAATCCTTCGCTCCCGCCGGCGGGGGGTCGGCATCCAGAGCACGCAGGAGATCCGTGACCTCGGCGACCTCCTCGGCCTCCAACTCCTGCAGCCGCAGCAGCGCCCGGGTCGCCAGGCCATGGGCCGCCTGCCGGGCCGATGCCGAACGGTGCACCTTGGCGAGGCCGAACAGGGCCATGGCCTCGTGGTAGTGGTCGCCGCTGGACTCGGAGAGCGACAGGGCGTCCCGGAGGTACCGCAGTGCCTTCTCGGCATTGTCGAGCCCATGTTCCGCCAGGCCCAGGTTGATCAGGATGTTGGCCTCGACCAGCACGTTCCGGCAGCTACGTGCCGCCGTGAGGCCGGGTCTCCCATACCGTAACGACTCATCGAACTCGCCCATTTCGGCGTGCAGTTCGCACAGGACGTCGAGGCAGCCCGCCTCGTGGTGCTCCGACCCGATGCGGTGAGCCAGGTCCAGCGCCGCTCCGGCGCGGGGCAGGGCGGCCGCGTAGTCCTCGGCCTGCCGGAACGCGGCTGCCAGAGTGCCGAGAAGACCGGTGCGCAGCACGTCGTCGTCGAGGCTCTCCGCCAGCTGCAGGCCGTGCTGAAGCCGGTCCACCGCGGCACTGTGCTGTCCCAATCGTGAGTAGGCCTTGCCCAGTTGGTCGAGCAGGACCGCCTGAGCCCGCCGGTTCCCGATCAGTTCGGCGCTGCGCAGTCCGATCAGGAGCGTCTCCACCCAGGTTCGGGCCTGCCCGGCCGTGTAGAAGTAGTCGAAGAGCAGGCAGGCCAGCTGCCAGGCCTGCTGGTGACAGCCAATCCGCTGCGCCGTGCGTACCAGCTGCGCGACGTTCTGCCACTCCTGTGCGCACCAGGCCACGAACTCCTTCTGATCGTCGAAGGGCAGCGGTTGGTGGCGGTCCCCGGCCGCAAGGGGCAGCGGAAGCTCCAGGCGGGTGTACGTGTCGCCCCGCGTCAGGGTCCTCACGTACCACCGCAGGACCCGCTTGAGGGCCGCCCGACGTGACGCGCCCGTCTCGCCGCTGCGCGACACCTCCTCGGCGTAGATCCGTGTCAGGTCGTGCATCCAGTAGCCGCCGCCGGTACTCTCCACCAGATGCTGGGCAGCCAGGCTCCGCAGCGCCGTCGCCGCCGCCGGGGGCGCGACGTCCAGCAGGGTGGCGGCCACCTCCACGCGGATGCTCACCCCCGGGAACAGCCCGAGCGTGCGGAAAGCGTGCGCAGCCGCGGCGTCGAGCCTGGCGTAGGACCAGGAGAGCACGCCGCGTACGGAGGACAGCTCGTCGTCCAGGATCTGCAGGGCGTCAAGCCGGCGCCGCACATCCTCCAGGTCGGCGACCAGATCGGCGATCCGCGAGCGGGGACCTGCGGTCACCTGCTCCGAGGCGATCCGCAGCGCCAACGGCAGGTGGTCGCACAGGTCGGCCAAGCGCCGCGCCGCCGCCGGTTCGGCGCCGACCCGAGCGCTCCCGATCGAGTCGCGGAGCAGTTTGAGCGATTCCTCGGCGGTGAACGGGGACAGCGGCACCCGCCGGGCCGAGTACCGGACCGCGAGGCCGCTGAGCCGGTTGCGGCTGGTCACGAGGGTGAAGGAGGGACCGCCGCCCGGCAGCAGGTCCTCAAGCTGGTCGGCGCAGGCGGCGTTGTCCAGCACGATGAGCATGCGCTTGTTCTGCACGATGCTGCGCCACAGTGCGACCCGCTCCTCCTGGTCCGCCGGGATCCTTCCCGCGTTCAGTGAGGTGAGCAGGTGGTGCAGGGCGTCCGCCGGGGGCATCGCCGGATGCTTGGGGTCGAAGCCACGCAGGTTCACGTACGCCTGGCCGTCGGGGTACTCGGCGGCGAGCAGATGACCGCAGTGCACGGCCAGCGCGGTCTTGCCGACCCCGCCGACTCCGACGACCATCACGATCTGCGGGCACCCGGCTTCGTCAACCCCGCTGTCACCCGACGCGGCACGCGCCGCGTCCAGCACCTGCCGGACCGCAGCGACGCGACCGACGAAGCCACCGACGCCGCGCGGCAGTTGCGCCGGGCGGACCGCGGCGGCGGTCGCCGGCGCGGCTGCCTGGTGGCGTCGGCGGGCGAGAGTGTCGGCGTTGTCGGTCAGCATCGATGAGTTCAGCATCGATGAGTTCAGGAGCGATGAGTACAGGGCCTGTAGCTCGGCCGACGGGTCGATCCCCAGGTCGTCGGCGAGCAGCTTGCGCAGGTCGTGGTACTGCGCGAGCGCATCGGCCGTCCGGCCGCTGCGGCGCAGCGCTGTCATCAGCAGCGCGCGCAACTGCTCGTGGTAGGGGTTGTCCGGAATGTGGATCCTCAACTGGTCGGCCACAGTGGCCGGTTGCTCGAGCTTCAGGAGAAGCTCGGCACGCTCCAGTAGTAGCCGGAGCCGCAGATCCGACGCCCACGTACGGTGCTCGGCGGCGAACGGACCCGGCAGGCCGCTGAGCGCGCAGCCCGGGTGCCAGCGGGCCAGTGCCTCGTCGAAGGCGGTGACCGCGGCGACCGGCTCCTGCTGGTCCCGGCTGCTTCTCGCCCGAGCCGCCAGCAGCTCGACCGCTCTGATGTCGAGCTGCCCGGGGTCGAGTTGGAGCGTGTAGCCCGATCCCGAGCTGGTCAGGGGTTCGCCCCGACCGCCCAGGGCTCGGCGCAGGCCGGACACGTAGGTGTGCAGGCTGCCGGCCGCGGTGGCCGGGGGAGACTCACCCCAGATGCAGTCGATCAGATCATCACGCGAGACGACACTGTTGGTACGCAGCGCCAGAACGGCGAACACCGCGCGTTGCTTCGGCGAGCCAAGGAGAAGCTCCCGCCCTTCGGCATAGGCGCGCAGCGGTCCGAGAGTCTCGACCCTCAGGCAGTCGCTCTCCATCTCTCTCCTCGCGTGGGAATCCAGGCCTTCAGGCTGGGCGGGTACGCGTCTTTGGTCGCTGAGGCGCGAAGCGCCGGCGTACCGTCAGCGACCTGTCTCGGACAGCGGTCAGGGCTTGGCCGTCACGAGGTGCTTCGAGGGCCCGCCGGTAGGGGGTCGGCGGGCCCTCAAGCCGAATGAGAAGCGCCCCGGCCCGGGGCGTGGGTCTGCCCGGCCGCTCCCGGATCCAGCTCCGCAGTGGCTCCGGCTTGAACTCCGGCGGGCGGTGCTTCGTCACCATCGGCACAGGACTGCGGCCCACCCGGGCCATCGGGGTCCGAGTGTCGCCGGTGTCCAACAGCCGGGTCAAGCCCCGTGACCGGGTTCGATCAGCCTCCTCTGACCAGGGCAGAACCCTCGGGATGACCGGACGGCAGCGCTGATGCCGTGGTCCTGTGCCGAATCGGTAGCCGGAACCTGGGCATTCGGGCATCAGCGTCGGGCCGCCGGCCCGTTCGACACCGCTGACCTGCTCTCATCTCCGGTGGGAGCGGGCATGATTCGGGCTTGTTCCGGCCGGTTGCGGAGCTGTCCGTCGTCCCGGCATGGGGGTATAAATCTTCCACGGGCCCATTCGGGCTTCCGATGTCCGAACGGGCGGAGGGAAACAGGAGATGCTGGCAGCGGAGCGGCAGCACCGCATCCTGCTCCTGGCCCGCCAGGAGGGGCGCGTCGAGGTCACCGCCGCGGCCGCCGATTTCGCAGTCGCGGTGGAGACCATCCGGCGCGATCTGAGCGAGTTGGAGCGCCGGGGGCTGGTCCGCCGTACCCACGGCGGTGCCTACCCGGTCGAGAGCACCGGCTTCGAGACCGACCTGGCTCAGCGCGTCACCCGGCACGTGGAGGCGAAGCGCCGGATCGCGGCCGAAGCCGTCAAGCTCGTGGGCGAGGCGGAGAGCGTCTTCGTCGACGAGGGCTACACCCCGCAGCTCCTCGCCGCGCTGCTGCCGGCCGACCGTCCGCTGACCGTGGTGACGGCGTCGCTGTCGACCGCCGCGGCCGTGGCCGACTCGGCCAGTATGACCGTCCTGCTGCTGGGCGGCCGGGTCCGCAGCCGGACCATGGCCACCGTGGGCTCCTGGGCCTGCGCGATGCTCTCGGGTTTCGTCATTGACCTGGCGTTCCTGGGAGCGAACGGGATCTCCCGTGACCTCGGCCTGACCACCCCCGATCCGGCGGTGGCCGACGTCAAGGCCAAGGCCCTGGAGGTGTCCCGCAGACGGGTCTTCATGGGTCACCACAGCAAGTTCGGAGCCAGCAGCTTCTGCCGCTTCGCGGAGGTCGGCGACTTCGAGACGATCGTCACCGACACCGAACTGTCCACCGCGGAAGCCCATCGCTACGCCTTGCTGGGACCGCACGTCATACGGGCCTGAGGCACCAGGCCCGAGAACCCCGCGTTCGAAGAACCCCGCGCCCGAGGCACCACCCGCGGGTGGCCGTGGCGCGGCTGCCGCCGTCTCCGCAGGACGTACGGCCGCCGCCTCGCTCGCTCGTGCCCCGAACCGGTCCCACCCGACCGGGTTCGACGAGAGAAGGAACACGCATCATGACGATCAGACAGAGCGTCCTGCGCGGCACCGTGCCGCTGGGCGTGGCAGTCCTCTGCGGCGCCACCCTCGCGGGCTGCAGCGGCGCCGGTGGCGCCGGCGGTGGCTCGCAGGCACACTCCATCAACGTGCTGATGGTGAACAACCCGCAGATGGAGGACCTGCAGAAGCTGACCGCGGCCAACTTCACCAAGACCACCGGAATCAAGGTCAACTTCACCGTGCTGCCGGAGGACGACGCCCGGGACAAGTTCACCCAGGACTTCTCCAGCCAGTCCGGCCAGTACGACATC is a window of Kitasatospora kifunensis DNA encoding:
- a CDS encoding helix-turn-helix transcriptional regulator; this encodes MTLLATSVPISPACVRIAITSPDILAQIRQVFASKNLAVEIVRLPYVEVIVRPAVGVAATDRPAVGSGLARVAGPASRASAPGARRLCAEYRLSVVEVGGRSGAERPAPQSRPYLAAVPDAGADGPVAALSQRQHEVMALVSRGVRNAEIAARLHVSEKTVKNHINRIFRSLGAGSRVEAVLIWQHHQHGGPSTRRGAPNPSLPPAGGRHPEHAGDP
- a CDS encoding AfsR/SARP family transcriptional regulator: MESDCLRVETLGPLRAYAEGRELLLGSPKQRAVFAVLALRTNSVVSRDDLIDCIWGESPPATAAGSLHTYVSGLRRALGGRGEPLTSSGSGYTLQLDPGQLDIRAVELLAARARSSRDQQEPVAAVTAFDEALARWHPGCALSGLPGPFAAEHRTWASDLRLRLLLERAELLLKLEQPATVADQLRIHIPDNPYHEQLRALLMTALRRSGRTADALAQYHDLRKLLADDLGIDPSAELQALYSSLLNSSMLNSSMLTDNADTLARRRHQAAAPATAAAVRPAQLPRGVGGFVGRVAAVRQVLDAARAASGDSGVDEAGCPQIVMVVGVGGVGKTALAVHCGHLLAAEYPDGQAYVNLRGFDPKHPAMPPADALHHLLTSLNAGRIPADQEERVALWRSIVQNKRMLIVLDNAACADQLEDLLPGGGPSFTLVTSRNRLSGLAVRYSARRVPLSPFTAEESLKLLRDSIGSARVGAEPAAARRLADLCDHLPLALRIASEQVTAGPRSRIADLVADLEDVRRRLDALQILDDELSSVRGVLSWSYARLDAAAAHAFRTLGLFPGVSIRVEVAATLLDVAPPAAATALRSLAAQHLVESTGGGYWMHDLTRIYAEEVSRSGETGASRRAALKRVLRWYVRTLTRGDTYTRLELPLPLAAGDRHQPLPFDDQKEFVAWCAQEWQNVAQLVRTAQRIGCHQQAWQLACLLFDYFYTAGQARTWVETLLIGLRSAELIGNRRAQAVLLDQLGKAYSRLGQHSAAVDRLQHGLQLAESLDDDVLRTGLLGTLAAAFRQAEDYAAALPRAGAALDLAHRIGSEHHEAGCLDVLCELHAEMGEFDESLRYGRPGLTAARSCRNVLVEANILINLGLAEHGLDNAEKALRYLRDALSLSESSGDHYHEAMALFGLAKVHRSASARQAAHGLATRALLRLQELEAEEVAEVTDLLRALDADPPPAGAKDSVRRAG
- a CDS encoding DeoR/GlpR family DNA-binding transcription regulator — translated: MLAAERQHRILLLARQEGRVEVTAAAADFAVAVETIRRDLSELERRGLVRRTHGGAYPVESTGFETDLAQRVTRHVEAKRRIAAEAVKLVGEAESVFVDEGYTPQLLAALLPADRPLTVVTASLSTAAAVADSASMTVLLLGGRVRSRTMATVGSWACAMLSGFVIDLAFLGANGISRDLGLTTPDPAVADVKAKALEVSRRRVFMGHHSKFGASSFCRFAEVGDFETIVTDTELSTAEAHRYALLGPHVIRA